In one window of Eubalaena glacialis isolate mEubGla1 chromosome 13, mEubGla1.1.hap2.+ XY, whole genome shotgun sequence DNA:
- the ASPHD1 gene encoding aspartate beta-hydroxylase domain-containing protein 1, with translation MWKGNSPGCNQGAAMEGTGGELGGQGNWGLEDAPGLLARASLPIMPAWPLPLASSALTLLLGALTSLFLWYCYRLGSQDMQALGAGSRAGAVSGRPGGCSEAGRPSPRSSGESVEGPKTEGLVSRRLRAYARRYSWAGMGRVRRAAQGSPGPGGGPGVLGIQRPGLLFLPDLPSAPFVPRDAQRHDVELLESSFPAILRDFGAVSWDFSGTTPLPRGWSPPLAPGCYQLLLYQAGRCQPSNCRRCPGAYRALRGLRSFMSANAFGNAGFSVLLPGARLEGRCGPTNARVRCHLGLKIPPGCELVVGGEPQCWAEGHCLLVDDSFLHTVAHNGSPEDGPRVVFIVDLWHPNVAGAERQALDFVFAPDP, from the exons ATGTGGAAGGGAAACAGCCCAGGGTGTAACCAGGGAGCAGCCATGGAAGGAACCGGTGGAGAACTGGGGGGACAAGGGAACTGGGGTCTGGAAGATGCCCCAGGCCTCTTGGCCAGGGCCTCCCTGCCCATCATGCCTGCATGGCCATTGCCTCTGGCCTCGTCTGCCCTTACCCTGCTCCTTGGAGCTCTCACTTCCCTCTTCCTCTGGTACTGCTACCGCCTGGGCTCCCAAGATATgcaggccctgggggctgggagTCGGGCTGGGGCTGTCAGTGGTAGGCCTGGAGGGTGCTCTGAGGCTGGCAGACCAAGCCCACGGAGCTCTGGGGAGTCTGTGGAAGGACCTAAGACAGAAGGCCTAGTGAGCCGTCGCCTTCGGGCCTACGCCAGGCGCTACTCTTGGGCAGGGATGGGTAGGGTGAGGCGGGCAGCTCAGGGTAGcccaggccctgggggagggCCAGGGGTCCTGGGCATTCAGCGCCCAGGCCTGCTTTTCCTGCCAGACCTGCCCTCAGCCCCCTTCGTGCCACGGGATGCCCAGCGGCATGATGTGGAGCTCCTGGAGAGCAGCTTCCCTGCCATTTTGAGGGACTTCGGGGCTGTGAGCTGGGACTTCTCAGGGACTACCCCTCTGCCTCGGGGCTGGTCCCCACCACTGGCCCCTGGGTGCTACCAGCTCCTGCTATACCAAGCAGGCCGGTGCCAACCCAGCAACTGCCGCCGGTGCCCGGGGGCCTATCGGGCACTGAGGGGGCTGCGAAGCTTTATGAGTGCCAACGCCTTCGGCAATGCTGGCTTTTCCGTCCTCCTGCCCGGGGCCCGGCTCGAGGGCCGCTGTGGGCCCACCAATGCCCGAGTCAGATGCCACCTGG GCCTGAAGATCCCCCCTGGCTGTGAGCTGGTGGTCGGGGGTGAGCCCCAGTGCTGGGCTGAGGGACATTGTCTACTGGTGGACGACTCCTTCCTGCATACAGTGGCTCATAATG GCTCTCCCGAAGATGGGCCTCGAGTGGTCTTCATCGTGGACCTTTGGCATCCCAATGTGGCTGGGGCCGAACGCCAGGCCCTCGACTTTGTCTTCGCACCAGACCCTTGA